TGCTGTGATGTTGAGGCATAGATGATCCATTCAGAATATGTGTGAAGCGACAGGTCACTGACCCCGGATCGCTGTCCCCTTCAGATTTCCAGCTGTTGCCCAGTTCAATCACGTCTTTGGCCGGCTGCTTGTCTGGCTTAAGGTTGTCGTCAGAGGAGTCGTGGTTGTAGTTTCCACACATGCCACACAACTGGAGACACAGTGTCACAGATCAGTGGTGCTTCTACCCGTTAATAAACTCACTGATGCCAGCGTGCAGAGATTGTCCTACCTTGTTAAAATATTCTCCAGGAACTGTGATCTCCAGGTGGTGGACTCCGTCAAACTTCACCTGCAGGCCAAAGCTGGTGTCCAGCAGGCTGTAGGATCCACTGGTGATCACTTTGGCTCCAATGGTGTCAATGGTCAAAGGTGTCCGCACCCGCCGCCCGTTCAGCTAAACACATAAGGTGCACCAGTCAGCTTTAACTGCGATAACAGATCGACGTTTGGACTAGGAGTGTGTATAGATAAGAGCTTGATGATAggatatgtatcacaatatgtgTCTCGCGATATATATCATATGTGTCTTACGATATCTTNNNNNNNNNNNNNNNNNNNNNNNNNNNNNNNNNNNNNNNNNNNNNNNNNNNNNNNNNNNNNNNNNNNNNNNNNNNNNNNNNNNNNNNNNNNNNNNNNNNNNNNNNNNNNNNNNNNNNNNNNNNNNNNNNNNNNNNNNNNNNNNNNNNNNNNNNNNNNNNNNNNNNNNNNNNNNNNNNNNNNNNNNNNNNNNNNNNNNNNNNN
The sequence above is a segment of the Oryzias melastigma strain HK-1 unplaced genomic scaffold, ASM292280v2 sc03206, whole genome shotgun sequence genome. Coding sequences within it:
- the LOC112138851 gene encoding zonadhesin-like — protein: MHTFMGTCTYTLVEVCNKTLVTDFRVVAKNEERGQPEASYVRSVKVFLPQDTEVELQKGRRVLLNGRRVRTPLTIDTIGAKVITSGSYSLLDTSFGLQVKFDGVHHLEITVPGEYFNKLCGMCGNYNHDSSDDNLKPDKQPAKDVIELGNSWKSEGDSDPG